Proteins from a single region of Pyrus communis chromosome 6, drPyrComm1.1, whole genome shotgun sequence:
- the LOC137736442 gene encoding homeobox-leucine zipper protein HOX3-like: MAVLPTAMGSSSLELTMSVPGFSSYPSFPNSSVRDLDINQIPSLQGDQEEWMTAGMEDEEESSNGSGPPRKKLRLTKEQSRLLEESFRQNHTLNPKQKEALAMQLKLRPRQVEVWFQNRRARSKLKQTEMECEYLKRWFGSLTEQNRRLQREVEELRAMKVSPPTVLYPHSCDPLPASTLTMCPRCERVTTTTTPDRDRGGGPTKTNNIPATAALTLSTKVATPAL; this comes from the exons ATGGCGGTTTTACCGACGGCGATGGGATCGTCGAGCTTGGAGTTGACTATGTCCGTACCTGGCTTCTCTTCGTACCCGTCTTTTCCTAATTCATCTG TGAGAGACTTGGACATAAACCAAATACCATCACTACAAGGAGATCAAGAAGAATGGATGACAGCGGGCAtggaagacgaagaagaaagcAGCAACGGATCGGGTCCTCCCCGCAAGAAGCTTCGTCTCACCAAGGAACAGTCTCGTCTTCTCGAAGAGAGCTTCAGACAAAACCACACCTTGAACCCT AAACAGAAAGAGGCGTTGGCGATGCAGTTGAAGCTGAGGCCACGCCAGGTCGAGGTGTGGTTTCAAAATCGTAGGGCCAG GAGCAAGCTGAAGCAAACAGAGATGGAATGCGAGTATCTGAAGAGATGGTTCGGATCGCTGACTGAACAAAACAGGCGGCTGCAAAGGGAGGTGGAGGAGCTGAGGGCAATGAAAGTCAGCCCGCCCACCGTGCTTTACCCCCACAGTTGCGACCCTCTTCCGGCATCCACACTCACCATGTGCCCTCGTTGCGAGCgagtcaccaccaccaccactcccGACAGGGACAGGGGCGGCGGGCCAACCAAGACTAATAATATCCCGGCCACCGCTGCCCTAACCTTGTCCACTAAAGTGGCGACGCCTGCCCTCTAA
- the LOC137736976 gene encoding ATP-dependent DNA helicase homolog RECG, chloroplastic-like — protein MAPTVSAVQPCFSGNGLRSAIAFKAEKGYRNALGRKMRFSNFLFSTVSRLCFRPKHSLVKNNLEEVDIFGIASISDRSKLLNKVSALVGYDSLDDLIENERAEKKSGMHVRDVIDEFDVSLVCARFPSIILGSSPRVELYDGTTSFSERMLLSTQSGEGFLSDTMCEEQSATVVIEENSHQTVPVEESSNKVLLKSQNDTGSVQFSLDSSISCIPGITKKRCRQLEDCGFHTLRQLLHHFPRTYADLQNAQMKIDDGQYLIFIGKVLSSRGIKASSSFSFIEVVVGCEIMDDESTEHLNDSADSRRKKTISLHLKKFFRGARFTSLPFLRLVEGKHKEGDFVCVSGKVRTMPAKGHYEMREYNIDVLKDENEVSFHAKGRPYPIYPSKGGLDPNVLRDIIARVAQVLAVDVDPIPKNITQDFGLLGLHDAYKGIHEPKSMEEADLARKRLIFDEFFYLQLARLYQMLEGLGTQIEKDGLLDKYRKPESSAAYMKEWSILTKKFSKALPYTLTPSQLTAVSEIIWDLRQPVPMNRLLQGDVGCGKTVVAFLACMEVIGSGYQAAFMVPTELLAVQHYEHLNKLLENMEDVERKPSIALLTGSTPSKQSRIILEGLRTGEISMVVGTTSLISDKIEFFALRIAVVDEQHRFGVIQRGRFNSKLYYTSINSRMVAASSDVTSKGDNHMAPHVLAMSATPIPRTLALALYGDMSLTQITDLPPGRIPVETFIIEGNDNGFEDVYEMMLDELKEGGRVYLVYPVIEQSEQLPQLRAAAADFEAISDRFQGYTCGLLHGRMKSDEKDEALRKFRSGETDILLSTQVIEIGVDVPDASMMVVMNAERFGIAQLHQLRGRVGRGVRKSKCILLASSSSSLTRLMVLGKSSDGFYLANMDLLLRGPGNLLGKKQSGHLPEFPIARLEVDGNILQEAHLAALKVLGASNDLEQFPLLKAELSMRQPLSILGD, from the exons ATGGCACCCACAGTCTCAGCTGTGCAACCT TGCTTCAGCGGGAATGGATTGAGAAGTGCCATAGCTTTCAAAGCTGAGAAGGGATATAGGAATGCTTTGGGTAGAAAAATGAG GTTCAGTAATTTTCTCTTTTCAACGGTATCAAGATTATGTTTTCGTCCAAAGCATAGTCTTGTCAAAAATAATTTGGAGGAAGTAGATATTTTTGGCATAGCAAGCATCTCAGATCGGTCAAAGTTGCTCAATAAG GTATCTGCTTTGGTTGGTTATGATAGTCTTGATGATTTGATCGAGAATGAAAGAGCTGAAAAGAAGTCCGGTATGCATGTTAGAGATGTCATAGATGAATTTGATGTCTCCTTGGTGTGTGCACGATttccatcaatcattttaggtAGTTCCCCTCGGGTGGAATTGTATGATGGAACCACCAGTTTCAGTGAAAGGATGCTTTTGTCAACTCAAAGTGGTGAAGGATTTCTGTCTGATACTATGTGTGAAGAGCAG TCCGCAACTGTGGTTATTGAGGAAAACTCACATCAAACAGTTCCTGTGGAGGAATCTTCTAACAAGGTTTTGCTTAAATCACAAAATGATACTGGGTCTGTTCAGTTTTCCCTGGACAGTTCTATCAGTTGCATACCTGGAATAACTAAGAAGCGCTGTCGGCAGCTAGAAGACTGTGGCTTTCATACA TTGCGGCAATTGCTTCACCACTTTCCTCGGACCTATGCGGATTTACAGAATGCTCAGATGAAAATTGATGATGGACAATACTTGATTTTCATTGGGAAGGTATTAAGTTCGAG GGGAATCAAAGCTAGTAGTTCTTTCTCATTTATTGAGGTAGTTGTTGGTTGCGAAATTATGGACGATGAATCAACTGAGCATTTGAATGATTCTGCTGATAGTAGAAGAAAGAAGACAATTTCTTTGCATCTGAAGAAATTTTTTCGTGGTGCTCGTTTTACTTCTCTACCCTTTCTTAGACTTGTTGAGGGAAAGCATAAAGAGGGGGACTTTGTATGTGTTAGTGGCAAG GTAAGGACAATGCCTGCCAAAGGTCACTATGAAATGAGAGAATACAATATTGATGTGCTTAAAGATGAAAACGAAGTGTCTTTTCATGCAAAAGGGAGGCCTTATCCTATATACCCTTCAAAAGGAGGTTTAGATCCAAATGTTTTGAGAGACATCATTGCAAG AGTTGCACAAGTTTTGGCTGTCGATGTTGATCCTATTCCTAAAAATATCACTCAGGACTTTGGGCTGTTAGGCCTTCATGAT GCGTATAAGGGGATTCACGAACCAAAGAGTATGGAAGAAGCTGATTTGGCTCGGAAAAGGCTAATATTTGATGAGTTCTTTTACCTGCAG TTAGCGCGCCTTTACCAAATGCTTGAAGGTCTTGGTACACAAATAGAGAAAGATGGATTGCTGGATAAGTACAGGAAACCTGAATCAAGTGCTGCTTATATGAAGGAATGGTCCATTCTTACCAAGAAGTTTTCAAAAGCTCTTCCATATACCCTTACTCCTAGTCAACTCACTGCCGTTTCAGAAATCATCTGGGATCTAAGGCAACCAGTTCCTATGAATCGGCTTTTGCAG GGTGATGTTGGTTGTGGGAAAACCGTGGTGGCTTTTCTAGCATGCATGGAGGTTATTGGCTCTGGATATCAG GCAGCTTTCATGGTTCCAACTGAGTTGCTTGCAGTCCAGCATTACGAGCACTTAAATAAATTGCTTGAAAATATGGAGGATGTTGAACGAAAACCTTCAATTGCTTTACTAACAGGCTCAACCCCATCAAAACAATCACGGATAATTCTTGAG GGTCTCAGGACTGGAGAAATATCGATGGTCGTTGGAACCACCAGTTTAATATCTGACAAAATCGAATTCTTTGCATTACGCATTGCAGTGGTGGATGAACAACACCGTTTTGGTGTGATCCAGAGAGGACGGTTTAACAGTAAG CTATACTATACCTCCATAAATTCTAGAATGGTAGCCGCCAGTTCAGATGTGACCTCAAAAGGTGACAACCATATGGCTCCTCATGTTCTTGCCATGTCAGCTACTCCTATCCCGAGAACACTTGCTCTTGCTTTATATGGGGATATGTCATTGACACAG ATAACGGACTTACCTCCAGGAAGAATACCAGTTGAGACATTCATCATTGAAGGAAATGACAATGGATTTGAGGATGTTTATGAG ATGATGCTGGACGAGTTAAAAGAAGGAGGGAGAGTCTATCTTGTGTATCCAGTTATTGAACAATCTGAACAACTGCCACAACTTCGTGCTGCTGCGGCAGATTTTGAAGCTATATCTGATAGGTTTCAGGGCTACACTTGTGGATTGTTGCATGGAAGGATGAAGAGTGATGAGAAAGATGAAGCGTTGAGAAAGTTCAGATCTGGAGAAACAGATATACTGCTTTCCACACAAGTAATTGAGATTGGTGTTGATGTTCCGGATGCATCTATGATGGTTGTTATGAATGCTGAGAGATTTGGGATAGCTCAGTTACACCAACTTAGAGGACGAGTTGGACGAGGAGTGAGAAAGTCTAAATGTATACTTTTAGCATCTTCTTCCAGTAGTCTAACTCGGCTGATGGTCCTGGGGAAATCGTCAGATGGTTTTTATTTGGCAAACATGGACCTTCTTTTACGTGGACCTGGTAACTTGCTTGGCAAGAAACAGTCAGGACATCTTCCAGAGTTTCCTATTGCAAGATTGGAAGTAGATGGCAATATCTTACAAGAAGCGCATCTTGCTGCTCTG AAAGTGTTAGGTGCTTCTAATGATTTGGAGCAATTCCCGCTGCTTAAGGCAGAGCTTAGCATGAGACAGCCGCTGTCTATTCTGGGTGACTGA